The Polymorphobacter megasporae genome window below encodes:
- a CDS encoding putative bifunctional diguanylate cyclase/phosphodiesterase — protein sequence MNSLTTEDSGRALAAISRPLIVTSADLPDNPIVYVNSAFTDLCGYTMDEVVGRNCRFLNGPESDPAVRADIGAALAAGRSIRREILNYRKDGTTFWNDVTIDPIRDPAGKITGYIGIQQLADAARRASEDKADAEARLASIADRLTGYIYRRVMRTDGSIEIVYCSPSIYNVLGIEGGEAARTFYDHVHPDDLDALVAAVRDSAARMTIFREEFRLIAADGAVHWLRSDAPPRRMANGDIIWDGLAMEISAEKRWESEIANHALRDPLTGLLTRNAWRQALARQLDNDGNRPKRCAVLCVGIEAFGDISDALGQHMGDEILCETARRVAEIAETVAGVTTRLAGDEFAIMVPECVDEASLSSLAISATEALARPFYVGAHQMTIETGLGAALSPDAEPGAPAADDLASELIMRAELALRWSRQEGRNAHTLYTRERDDRFQNRALLAQSLEQAIAKDELELHYQPLVDLRSGRIVSAEALVRWNHPVLGVQRPDLFIPLAEASGLMMPLGRWVIEQAMRQRQRWQAEGLTTPPIAINVSGSQLLDPDFISIVKSALRSTGANAADFEIEMTEGLLIEPSPLVVAALTALRKMGFTIAIDDFGSGHATFRYLRDFKVDKLKIDQMFVRKLVLGSTDALIIRAVISLARSMGIGFVAEGIETETQRAFLAREGCEIGQGYLFSIPLVAEDFAWLLMNEARLPLRAPDRHSTAQHTGTHRR from the coding sequence ATGAATTCGCTTACGACCGAAGACAGCGGCCGGGCGCTTGCCGCGATATCGCGACCGCTGATCGTCACGAGTGCCGATCTCCCCGACAACCCGATCGTCTATGTCAATTCCGCCTTCACCGACCTGTGCGGGTACACGATGGACGAGGTCGTCGGGCGCAATTGCCGGTTTCTTAACGGCCCCGAGTCCGATCCTGCGGTGCGCGCCGACATCGGTGCGGCGCTCGCGGCGGGCCGAAGCATCCGCCGTGAAATCCTCAACTACCGTAAGGACGGCACGACGTTCTGGAACGACGTCACGATCGATCCCATCCGCGATCCCGCCGGAAAGATCACCGGATACATCGGGATCCAGCAACTGGCGGACGCCGCGCGGCGTGCCTCCGAGGATAAGGCGGACGCCGAGGCGCGGCTCGCCAGTATTGCCGACCGGCTGACGGGATACATCTACCGGCGTGTGATGCGGACCGATGGGTCAATCGAAATCGTCTATTGCAGCCCCTCGATCTACAACGTGCTCGGTATCGAAGGCGGTGAGGCTGCACGCACCTTCTACGATCACGTCCATCCCGACGACCTCGACGCGCTGGTTGCAGCGGTCCGCGACTCGGCCGCACGGATGACGATCTTCCGCGAGGAGTTCAGGCTGATCGCGGCCGACGGTGCCGTCCACTGGTTGCGGAGCGACGCACCGCCGCGACGCATGGCCAACGGCGATATCATCTGGGACGGCCTTGCCATGGAGATCAGCGCCGAAAAGCGCTGGGAGTCGGAGATCGCCAACCATGCGCTGCGTGATCCGCTAACGGGGCTACTGACGCGAAATGCGTGGCGGCAGGCGCTTGCCCGGCAGCTCGACAACGATGGCAACCGGCCGAAGCGATGCGCGGTTCTTTGCGTCGGCATCGAAGCCTTTGGCGACATCAGCGACGCGCTCGGACAACATATGGGCGACGAGATCCTGTGCGAGACCGCGCGACGCGTCGCCGAAATCGCGGAAACCGTCGCCGGGGTTACGACCCGCCTCGCGGGCGACGAGTTTGCAATCATGGTGCCTGAATGCGTCGACGAGGCATCGCTGTCGTCGCTCGCCATTTCCGCGACCGAGGCCCTCGCCCGCCCGTTCTACGTCGGCGCGCATCAGATGACGATCGAGACTGGACTCGGCGCGGCGTTGAGCCCGGACGCCGAACCCGGCGCGCCGGCAGCCGACGATCTCGCCAGCGAACTGATCATGCGCGCCGAACTTGCCCTGCGCTGGTCGAGGCAGGAAGGCCGCAACGCCCATACTCTCTACACGCGCGAACGCGATGACCGCTTCCAGAACCGCGCGCTCCTTGCCCAGTCACTCGAGCAGGCGATCGCCAAGGATGAACTCGAGCTGCATTACCAGCCGCTCGTCGATCTCAGGTCGGGTCGGATCGTTTCGGCGGAGGCGCTGGTGCGGTGGAATCATCCGGTTCTCGGCGTCCAGCGCCCCGACCTGTTCATTCCACTCGCCGAGGCGTCGGGGCTGATGATGCCGCTGGGCCGCTGGGTGATCGAGCAGGCGATGCGACAGCGCCAGCGGTGGCAGGCCGAAGGTTTGACGACGCCGCCGATCGCGATCAACGTCTCGGGGTCGCAGTTGCTCGACCCCGACTTCATCTCGATCGTCAAAAGCGCATTACGATCCACGGGTGCAAACGCGGCCGATTTCGAGATCGAGATGACCGAGGGTCTGCTGATCGAGCCGTCGCCCCTCGTCGTTGCGGCGTTGACCGCGCTGAGGAAGATGGGCTTCACGATCGCCATCGACGACTTCGGCAGTGGCCACGCGACCTTCCGGTATCTGCGCGATTTCAAGGTCGACAAGCTCAAGATCGACCAGATGTTCGTTCGCAAGCTCGTCCTCGGGTCGACCGATGCGCTGATCATCCGGGCGGTCATCTCGCTCGCACGGAGTATGGGGATCGGCTTCGTTGCCGAAGGGATCGAAACCGAGACCCAGCGCGCGTTCCTCGCGCGCGAAGGCTGCGAGATCGGACAAGGCTATTTATTCAGCATTCCGCTTGTCGCCGAGGATTTTGCGTGGTTGCTGATGAATGAAGCACGCCTGCCGCTGCGTGCGCCCGATCGTCATTCAACCGCCCAACACACGGGAACGCATCGTCGATGA
- a CDS encoding OmpA family protein, giving the protein MSVLCLAVLVAACGHKPEADNTSAMPNSTVAQTSTVAFAPVAAPAPAPADFSIDNVPVSNAPLGKFPFFGWPDDYVPQNKPQTNDFAHFLFWTGKSFKDVEGQTFMVTLVAAQNKQFSTYELKKNMEALFQQAGAVKLYEDKIPTAALKAIPDATRMELLMGLGDVWNDPSETWVIHRPHDAIWIHYTTNTSEASIAVVQTKPFVPTAAMLPADQLKSDLDKTGKAVIHVNFATDQTQILPTSAAQIDAVVALLKADPSLKLAINGYTDDTGTDEHNVTLSDGRAKAVQATLVAAGITPGRLQAKGYGRISPVSSNTDETGKATNRRVELVKL; this is encoded by the coding sequence TTGAGCGTACTCTGTTTGGCGGTGCTTGTGGCCGCGTGCGGGCATAAGCCCGAAGCGGACAACACGTCGGCAATGCCCAATTCAACGGTCGCGCAAACCTCGACTGTTGCGTTTGCTCCTGTGGCAGCACCGGCACCCGCACCGGCCGATTTCTCGATCGATAACGTGCCGGTCTCGAACGCGCCGCTCGGCAAGTTCCCGTTCTTTGGCTGGCCGGATGATTACGTTCCGCAGAACAAGCCGCAGACGAACGACTTTGCTCACTTCCTGTTCTGGACGGGAAAGAGCTTCAAGGATGTCGAAGGCCAGACCTTCATGGTCACGCTTGTCGCTGCCCAGAACAAACAATTCTCCACTTATGAGCTTAAGAAAAACATGGAGGCGCTTTTCCAGCAGGCCGGAGCCGTCAAGCTATACGAGGACAAGATCCCGACCGCTGCGCTCAAGGCGATACCCGATGCCACCAGGATGGAATTGCTGATGGGGCTCGGCGACGTGTGGAACGACCCTTCAGAAACATGGGTTATTCATCGACCGCACGACGCGATCTGGATTCATTATACGACAAACACGTCGGAAGCCTCGATCGCCGTCGTCCAGACCAAGCCGTTCGTCCCAACCGCGGCAATGCTGCCCGCCGATCAGCTCAAAAGCGACCTCGACAAGACCGGCAAGGCCGTCATTCACGTCAACTTCGCGACCGACCAGACGCAGATCCTACCGACCTCGGCGGCGCAGATCGATGCCGTAGTCGCACTGCTCAAGGCTGATCCGTCGCTGAAGCTGGCGATCAACGGCTATACCGACGATACCGGCACCGACGAGCACAATGTCACGCTATCGGATGGTCGCGCCAAAGCGGTACAGGCGACGTTGGTCGCCGCGGGTATCACGCCCGGTCGGCTCCAGGCGAAGGGGTATGGGCGCATAAGTCCGGTCTCCAGCAATACTGACGAGACTGGCAAGGCCACCAACCGCCGGGTCGAACTCGTCAAACTGTGA
- a CDS encoding LysR family transcriptional regulator — MDADLGDLSAFLAVATARGFRDAARTSGIGASTLSEAVRRLETRLGLRLLHRSTRSVTLTEAGARLFERLAPALGEVAAALDDLRGLRDGSTGVLRLNVPVSAARLVLPAILPGFLAAHPGINLEIVAEESFVDVLAAGCDAGIRYDERLEQDMIAVPIGPRVQRIATAAAPTYLDRHGRPEHPRDLLAHACVLGRFASGALTAPWEFERAGEIVRIEPRGQLIVQVGGATDLAVDAAVAGVGIISVFEDWLRPHFDSGALEPVLPDWWQPFSGPFLYYSGRRLVPPPLRAFIDFIKASPA; from the coding sequence ATGGATGCAGATCTAGGAGATTTGAGCGCATTCCTCGCAGTGGCGACGGCGCGTGGCTTTCGCGACGCGGCGCGGACGAGCGGGATCGGCGCCTCGACGTTGAGCGAGGCTGTGCGACGGCTGGAGACGCGGCTCGGCCTGCGCCTGCTCCACCGCAGCACTCGGAGCGTAACCCTGACCGAAGCGGGCGCGCGGCTGTTCGAGCGGCTGGCGCCGGCGCTGGGAGAGGTCGCTGCGGCGCTCGATGACCTTCGAGGCCTCCGCGACGGATCGACCGGAGTGCTCCGTCTCAACGTGCCCGTCAGCGCAGCGCGTCTGGTGTTGCCGGCGATCCTGCCGGGGTTTCTCGCCGCCCATCCAGGCATCAACCTCGAGATCGTCGCGGAGGAAAGCTTCGTCGATGTGCTTGCCGCCGGCTGCGACGCCGGCATTCGCTACGACGAGCGGCTGGAGCAGGACATGATCGCAGTACCGATTGGTCCACGCGTCCAGCGGATCGCCACCGCCGCCGCTCCCACATACCTCGATCGCCATGGCCGCCCTGAGCATCCACGTGATCTGCTCGCGCACGCCTGCGTCCTTGGACGGTTCGCGAGCGGCGCTTTGACGGCACCATGGGAATTCGAGCGTGCCGGTGAGATCGTCCGTATCGAACCGCGCGGGCAGTTGATCGTACAGGTCGGTGGCGCGACCGATCTCGCCGTCGACGCCGCCGTCGCAGGGGTCGGGATAATATCGGTGTTCGAGGATTGGCTGCGCCCGCATTTCGACAGCGGTGCCTTGGAACCGGTTCTGCCGGACTGGTGGCAGCCGTTCTCGGGCCCGTTCCTCTATTACTCAGGCCGCCGGTTGGTGCCTCCCCCACTGCGGGCGTTCATCGACTTCATCAAGGCATCGCCTGCCTGA
- a CDS encoding aldo/keto reductase family oxidoreductase: MQTINQAGRFRLGNRDVNRLGYGAMQLAGPGVFGPPRDRDAAVAVLREAVANGVDHIDTSDFYGPHVTNQIIREALHPYGDALTIVTKVGAVRGADGSWNPAQDASALTAAVHDNLRNLGLDVLEVVNMRLMGGGSGHGPEEGSVEPQLAALASLQAQGLIRHIGLSNATSNQIEQARRIVEIVCVQNQYNLAHRGDDAMIDALAADGIAYVPFFPLGGFSPLQSRTLSDVAASLGATPMQVALAWLLRRSPNILLIPGTSSRTHLRENLAAASLELSDEAVAALDDLG, from the coding sequence ATGCAGACTATCAATCAGGCGGGGCGTTTTCGCCTCGGCAATCGCGACGTGAACCGGCTTGGCTACGGCGCCATGCAACTTGCCGGTCCTGGCGTATTCGGCCCGCCGCGAGACCGCGATGCGGCGGTCGCGGTCCTGCGCGAAGCGGTCGCGAACGGGGTCGATCACATCGACACCAGCGACTTCTATGGCCCGCACGTCACCAATCAGATTATCCGCGAGGCACTTCACCCTTATGGCGACGCTCTTACGATCGTGACGAAGGTCGGCGCAGTGCGTGGCGCTGATGGCTCGTGGAACCCGGCGCAGGACGCATCGGCGCTTACGGCCGCAGTGCACGACAATCTGCGAAACCTCGGCTTGGACGTATTGGAGGTCGTCAACATGCGCCTCATGGGTGGGGGGAGCGGGCATGGTCCGGAGGAAGGATCCGTCGAGCCGCAACTAGCCGCGCTCGCTAGCCTTCAGGCGCAGGGACTTATCCGGCACATCGGTTTGAGCAACGCGACGTCCAACCAGATCGAGCAGGCGCGTCGTATCGTCGAGATCGTCTGCGTGCAGAACCAGTATAACCTCGCCCACCGAGGTGACGATGCCATGATCGACGCGCTGGCGGCGGACGGCATCGCCTACGTCCCGTTCTTCCCGCTTGGGGGCTTCAGCCCGCTCCAGTCGCGGACGCTGTCCGACGTGGCTGCAAGTCTGGGCGCGACGCCGATGCAGGTGGCGCTCGCGTGGCTGCTGCGGCGCTCGCCCAACATTCTGCTTATCCCGGGCACGTCGTCGCGCACGCATCTCCGTGAGAATTTGGCAGCGGCATCGCTTGAGCTGTCAGATGAGGCGGTGGCGGCGCTGGATGACCTTGGCTGA
- a CDS encoding NUDIX hydrolase, producing the protein MSGSKFFDQSGAARYERPAVAVDLILMSVVDGIPAALLTRRPEGDWALPGGFVGIDESLDAAAHRLLANEARMDDAYVEQLYTFGEVDRDPRTRIISVAYFALLAPARFAAALKDASDVRLATLHVPWPGEKGGVVEARSPDGMALSLVHDHADMLGVAMLRLRGKLNYSAVAFALLPERFTLRALQDVHEAILGTRLNKPAFRRRMLDRGWLQATGERETGASFRPAELYRHRVAD; encoded by the coding sequence GTGAGCGGAAGCAAGTTCTTCGATCAATCTGGGGCGGCGCGGTACGAGCGTCCGGCGGTTGCCGTGGACCTGATCCTGATGAGCGTCGTCGACGGCATTCCCGCGGCGCTACTGACGCGACGGCCCGAGGGTGACTGGGCGCTGCCCGGCGGCTTCGTCGGCATCGACGAGAGCCTCGACGCGGCGGCGCATCGGTTGCTCGCCAACGAGGCTCGCATGGACGACGCCTATGTCGAGCAGTTGTACACCTTCGGCGAAGTCGACCGCGATCCGCGTACCCGCATCATTAGCGTCGCATATTTCGCACTGCTCGCGCCAGCGCGGTTCGCAGCAGCCCTGAAGGACGCGTCCGACGTGCGGCTGGCGACGCTGCACGTGCCGTGGCCCGGCGAGAAAGGCGGCGTCGTCGAGGCACGGTCGCCCGACGGCATGGCCCTGTCGCTGGTGCACGACCACGCCGACATGCTCGGCGTCGCGATGCTCCGCCTGCGTGGCAAACTCAATTACTCGGCAGTTGCCTTCGCGTTACTGCCCGAGCGCTTCACGTTGCGAGCCCTGCAGGACGTCCACGAAGCGATCCTCGGCACCCGGCTGAACAAGCCCGCCTTTCGCCGCCGCATGCTCGACCGCGGCTGGCTGCAGGCCACCGGCGAGCGCGAGACCGGCGCTTCGTTCCGTCCCGCCGAGCTGTACCGCCACCGCGTCGCCGACTGA
- a CDS encoding SPFH domain-containing protein, producing MASIKSLGFIAQLRSDASNHVIRYRNGRIRQSGRGLVFWFRPETASIAELPMDDREMAVFVKGRSQDFQSVAIQGTLTWRIVDPELLAARVDFSLGLLTGSFKSEPIQRIETRLAGLVNQAALQYLAQNPVRALLDAGPEPLRNQLEAALATDPALNEIGIAVTAVRLTNLAPSSELERALQTPTFEALQQKADQATFERRAMAVEKERGIAENELANKTELARREMLLITQEAENARNRATGVAEAQQVEAAAEAERIRTVESAQAEAEQARMTIYRDLPPSVMLGLAARELAGKLDKIEHLNVTPDLLATVLGEFRRDKPTLTAS from the coding sequence ATGGCATCGATAAAAAGCCTCGGATTCATCGCCCAGCTGCGCAGCGACGCCAGCAACCACGTCATCCGCTACCGCAATGGCCGGATCCGGCAGAGCGGACGTGGGCTGGTCTTCTGGTTCCGCCCCGAGACCGCGAGCATTGCCGAGCTGCCGATGGACGACCGCGAGATGGCGGTGTTCGTCAAGGGCCGCAGCCAGGACTTCCAGTCGGTCGCCATCCAGGGCACGCTGACGTGGCGTATCGTCGATCCCGAGCTGCTGGCGGCGCGTGTCGACTTCAGCCTCGGATTGCTGACAGGGTCGTTCAAGAGCGAGCCGATCCAGCGGATCGAGACGCGCCTCGCCGGCCTCGTCAACCAGGCGGCGTTGCAATATCTGGCGCAGAATCCGGTCCGCGCACTTCTCGACGCCGGGCCCGAGCCGCTGCGTAACCAGCTCGAGGCGGCGCTTGCCACCGATCCTGCGCTTAACGAGATCGGCATCGCGGTCACTGCAGTCCGCCTGACCAACCTTGCGCCGTCGAGCGAGCTTGAACGCGCGCTGCAAACTCCGACCTTCGAGGCTCTCCAGCAAAAGGCCGACCAGGCGACCTTCGAGCGTCGCGCGATGGCGGTTGAGAAGGAGCGCGGCATCGCCGAGAACGAACTCGCGAACAAGACCGAACTTGCGCGTCGCGAGATGCTGCTGATCACCCAGGAGGCCGAAAACGCTCGCAACCGTGCCACCGGCGTCGCCGAGGCACAGCAGGTCGAAGCTGCTGCCGAGGCCGAGCGCATCCGCACCGTCGAGAGTGCGCAGGCCGAGGCCGAGCAGGCACGGATGACGATCTACCGCGACCTCCCGCCGTCGGTGATGCTCGGCCTTGCGGCGCGCGAACTGGCGGGCAAGCTCGACAAGATCGAGCATCTCAATGTCACGCCCGACCTGCTCGCGACGGTGCTCGGTGAATTTCGCCGTGATAAGCCGACGCTAACGGCAAGCTGA
- a CDS encoding NAD(+)/NADH kinase, producing the protein MSTNSPRAVFVTRETDYELLLARHATRGQAKFFLDTRGQDIDLLEDRHRQFYDVLQSGRKLVPANWRQALVQRGDLDRFLFGPEDVVIVVGQDGLVANVAKYLDGQPVLGLNPAPDLYDGVLVRISLPRLGALLPASIAGAAPVERRTMVEARLDTGERLLALNEVFVGHHSHQSARYRIATPDGAENQSSSGLIVASGTGATGWARSIMGATHEVVVLTPEEAAVAFFVREPFPSIATGTTLRAGKLERVPLEVTSRMNDGGVIFADGIEQDFLAFDWGHSVKLGPAKQTLYLVTG; encoded by the coding sequence ATGTCGACCAACAGCCCGCGCGCAGTCTTTGTCACGCGTGAGACCGATTACGAGCTGTTGCTCGCGCGCCACGCAACGCGGGGCCAGGCGAAGTTTTTCCTCGACACGCGCGGTCAGGACATCGACCTGCTCGAGGACCGGCATCGCCAGTTTTACGACGTGCTCCAGTCGGGCCGCAAGCTCGTCCCCGCCAATTGGCGCCAGGCGCTGGTGCAGCGCGGTGACCTCGACCGCTTTCTGTTCGGGCCCGAAGACGTTGTCATCGTCGTCGGACAGGATGGGCTGGTCGCCAACGTTGCCAAGTATCTCGACGGCCAGCCGGTGCTCGGGCTGAATCCCGCGCCCGACCTGTACGACGGCGTGCTCGTTCGCATCTCGTTGCCACGCCTCGGGGCGTTGTTGCCCGCCAGCATCGCGGGTGCCGCGCCAGTCGAGCGGCGGACGATGGTCGAGGCACGGCTCGACACCGGCGAACGGCTGCTGGCACTGAACGAGGTCTTCGTCGGTCACCACAGCCACCAGTCGGCGCGCTATCGCATCGCAACCCCCGACGGCGCCGAAAACCAATCCTCGAGCGGTTTGATCGTCGCCTCGGGTACGGGAGCGACCGGCTGGGCGCGGTCGATCATGGGGGCGACACACGAGGTCGTGGTGCTGACCCCTGAGGAAGCCGCCGTCGCGTTCTTCGTCCGCGAGCCGTTCCCCAGCATTGCCACCGGCACCACCCTGCGCGCTGGAAAGCTGGAGCGCGTGCCGCTCGAAGTGACCTCGCGGATGAACGACGGCGGCGTAATCTTCGCCGACGGCATCGAGCAGGATTTTCTGGCTTTCGACTGGGGGCACAGCGTCAAGCTAGGTCCGGCCAAGCAGACGCTGTATCTGGTTACCGGATAA
- a CDS encoding DUF4231 domain-containing protein: MLNLSVGITGHRPPQLDAAAVAHVGARLADVLGQLSKVAAGVGQRHADAFEPAPFIPRLLSPLAEGADQIAAQTALEAGYALDAILPLPHAEYRKDFAGEALVQFDLLLGQAQRVLELPAQSGAREEGYALAGQATVAHSDLVIAIWDGGPARGRGGTAEIVELALERGIPVIQIPIDPNEPSRILWAGYSSFVHQWGTAATPSRSADASEIASLVNEILRPPADRVEDRHFQTYLAEPERRIRSRAEYPLLLALLGIKRLRRTVFLNPRHDVAARAEWSAFYAACGERQHGIGVSLDVIESRFGWADHLAQHFAQSYRSGHVLNFVLSALAVLIALTGLVFPNLEFWAALCEPLAIIGFVINTSVGARRQWHRRWLEYRQLAERIRLMRSLKLLGVAAPPRLGKESGSDRRWIEWYAAAVWRDSGCPSGTMTDAGALVKSLVAVEFQPQVDYHSNTATQMHRLDHRLHQVGIVLFATSLLSCLSAAICNVFAREFAEGHAHLFIAFSAGLPAVGAAIFGIRMQGDFDASAERSLITAKTLRRIMDALDKPLSGLSVQADLVEAGATAMYSDLGDWHRAYEQRRLELP; encoded by the coding sequence ATGCTCAACCTGTCCGTCGGCATTACCGGTCATCGTCCTCCGCAGTTGGATGCCGCAGCGGTTGCTCACGTCGGGGCGCGACTGGCAGATGTGCTTGGCCAATTGTCAAAAGTGGCGGCCGGTGTCGGACAGCGACACGCCGACGCGTTCGAACCGGCGCCCTTTATCCCGCGCCTACTGTCGCCGCTCGCGGAAGGAGCAGACCAGATCGCTGCGCAAACGGCGCTGGAGGCGGGATATGCCCTCGACGCGATCCTGCCGCTGCCGCACGCGGAGTATCGGAAGGATTTCGCTGGCGAAGCCCTCGTGCAATTCGACCTGTTACTGGGACAGGCTCAGCGCGTACTCGAACTGCCCGCGCAATCTGGCGCGCGTGAAGAAGGGTATGCGCTAGCGGGGCAAGCCACTGTCGCCCATAGCGATCTCGTCATCGCGATATGGGATGGCGGGCCGGCGCGAGGGCGCGGGGGCACTGCCGAGATCGTCGAACTTGCGCTCGAGCGCGGCATCCCGGTGATTCAGATTCCGATCGATCCCAACGAACCGTCCCGCATCTTGTGGGCCGGCTATTCCAGCTTCGTGCATCAATGGGGAACCGCGGCGACACCCAGCCGATCTGCCGATGCGTCGGAAATCGCTTCGCTCGTTAACGAGATCCTCAGGCCGCCCGCCGATCGTGTCGAGGATCGGCACTTCCAGACCTATCTCGCAGAGCCAGAGCGGAGGATTCGATCGCGCGCGGAATATCCGCTCCTGCTCGCGCTGTTGGGGATCAAGCGGCTACGACGCACCGTATTCCTCAACCCGCGGCATGATGTGGCGGCGCGTGCCGAGTGGAGCGCTTTTTATGCGGCGTGCGGGGAGCGGCAACATGGCATCGGCGTATCGCTCGACGTGATCGAAAGCCGGTTTGGCTGGGCCGATCATCTGGCGCAGCATTTCGCGCAAAGCTACCGGTCCGGGCATGTCCTGAATTTCGTGCTGAGCGCGCTGGCGGTGCTGATTGCGCTGACGGGGCTGGTCTTTCCGAACCTCGAATTCTGGGCGGCCCTGTGCGAGCCGCTTGCCATCATCGGGTTCGTCATCAACACTAGCGTCGGTGCGCGGCGACAATGGCATCGGCGTTGGCTGGAATATCGCCAGCTCGCCGAACGCATCCGTCTGATGCGCAGCCTGAAGCTGCTCGGGGTCGCGGCTCCCCCGCGACTGGGCAAGGAATCCGGCTCCGATCGAAGGTGGATCGAGTGGTATGCAGCAGCGGTCTGGCGCGACTCAGGCTGTCCATCGGGGACGATGACAGACGCGGGTGCGCTCGTGAAAAGCTTGGTTGCAGTCGAGTTTCAGCCCCAGGTCGATTACCACAGCAACACTGCCACCCAGATGCACCGGCTCGACCATCGGCTGCACCAGGTCGGCATCGTGCTGTTCGCGACCTCGCTGCTGAGCTGTCTGTCGGCAGCAATCTGCAACGTGTTCGCGCGCGAGTTTGCCGAGGGCCATGCGCACCTGTTCATCGCCTTCTCGGCCGGCCTCCCGGCTGTGGGTGCCGCCATTTTCGGTATCCGGATGCAAGGCGATTTCGATGCCAGTGCGGAACGGTCGCTCATCACGGCCAAGACGTTGCGGCGCATCATGGACGCCCTCGACAAGCCGCTTTCGGGATTGAGCGTGCAAGCCGATTTGGTCGAGGCGGGAGCGACAGCGATGTACTCCGACCTTGGTGACTGGCACCGGGCCTATGAGCAGCGGCGGCTCGAGTTGCCGTAG